Proteins encoded in a region of the Anopheles ziemanni chromosome 2, idAnoZiCoDA_A2_x.2, whole genome shotgun sequence genome:
- the LOC131281059 gene encoding rRNA-processing protein UTP23 homolog, which yields MKVTKHKKIRKYMSFYMNNFGFREPLLILIDGSFCYAAYKIHLQIEEQLKKYFQSEMKLIVTACIITETDNLGSKFIGTTQLLKRFLVHKCGHEKRPISGSACIKAMTKTSHYIVATQDRVLQEWIRSKPGIPLFYLHNSSVPTLAQPSEAHRNAATKLQKGRMEVRSLDQSTLTTLKEKEGIALPDGTVKKKKKKPKNPNPLSCKKPKRKTQESNGNPKPPANPLGVTDGGVVKKKSRKRIKLPKHVVEHLKVANGHQQKSNVS from the exons ATGAAAGTtacaaaacataagaaaattcGAAAGTATATGAGTTTCTACATGAACAACTTTGGATTTCGTGAACCACTGCTCATACTGATCGATGGAAGTTTCTGCTATGCTGCTTACAAG attcatctccaaatCGAAGAACAGCTCAAAAAGTATTTCCAGTCTGAGATGAAACTAATCGTCACGGCATGCATCATTACGGAAACGGATAATCTGGGGTCGAAATTTATTGGCACCACCCAGCTGCTTAAGCGATTTCTGGTACACAAGTGTGGCCACGAAAAGCGTCCCATCAGTGGTTCAGCGTGCATCAAGGCGATGACAAAAACGTCCCACTACATCGTCGCCACGCAGGACCGAGTGCTACAGGAATGGATCCGGTCGAAGCCTGGCATCCCACTGTTCTACCTGCACAACAGTTCCGTGCCCACGTTGGCGCAACCGTCGGAAGCACACCGTAACGCAGCTACGAAATTGCAGAAGGGTAGGATGGAGGTACGTTCGTTGGACCAGAGCACACTTACCACCCTGAAGGAGAAGGAAGGTATCGCTCTACCAGATGGAaccgtcaagaagaagaagaaaaaaccaaaaaatccAAATCCCCTGTCGTGCAAAAAGCCGAAACGAAAGACGCAAGAATCGAATGGGAATCCGAAACCGCCCGCTAATCCATTGGGGGTTACGGATGGTGGTGTGGTGAAGAAAAAGAGTAGGAAACGCATCAAACTACCGAAACACGTTGTGGAACATTTGAAAGTAGCGAATGGACACCAACAGAAATCAAATGTAAGCTAA